From the genome of Plectropomus leopardus isolate mb chromosome 13, YSFRI_Pleo_2.0, whole genome shotgun sequence, one region includes:
- the LOC121952571 gene encoding LOW QUALITY PROTEIN: smoothelin-like (The sequence of the model RefSeq protein was modified relative to this genomic sequence to represent the inferred CDS: inserted 1 base in 1 codon), producing the protein MSEATEGVQGAMESEALVQFRATLQAAVREVHVDVSAFKQRIEQRIEEVCISNGPLAEAVTKLQEENLQLRSKLEAVSRMVESLAGVTIERSPAEVKGKSGDSSVANGQAEDQKGLVYSGKSENCQSSQSSSAHSEPSGSSGGPSLPAAAPSNTPVPPPWRAKRHAEVNGTDARGEKNVATTAQENGNQESSSMASETAQAAPQSHRPLTAIXKQSTESSGVTNSLQSAVEAPAVPDQGESDHLTKPHQPLTAVMKASSEASAVPQSPASAPKTAKEPPVKPAEAPAQCDADEPQPHLPVTAMTTKLPEGLVAQSPALVPKSAVQSNAEAPAGTTGTKELRSQASQVSQVSQVSQASQASKASQVSQEQSGSASQGLVHHPLTAVTKSSSETSAASKSDQSPATAPNSSVTESPTMKRGEYPFRRDVSEPKPYLPLSAMSKPSTESSSSAVTAQTSSISASQDPTVKPGEYPFKRVPVLKTPSPSLKRSVSFPQPAEKLLPSKSIIKSGFSPNLDKKANKAGGVEFKQDLMKSQTLPRSNGAQAKRALFERMNSEPTKPKDPKPKLKRSQSFGVSSASGIKQILLEWCRSKTIGYQNIDIQNFSSSWSDGMAFCALVHSFFPLDFDYNTLNPANRKHNLQLAFTTAEEQADCLRLIEVEDMLEMGDKPDPMCVFTYVQSLYNHLKKFE; encoded by the exons ATGAGTGAAGCTACAGAAGGTGTTCAGGGGGCGATGGAGAGTGAGGCTCTGGTTCAGTTCAGAGCCACCTTGCAAGCTGCGGTAAGGGAGGTGCATGTGGATGTGAGTGCTTTCAAACAACGCATAGAGCAGAGGATTGAGGAAGTGTGCATTTCCAATGGACCCTTGGCCGAGGCGGTGACcaagctgcaggaggagaaccTGCAGCTCCGGTCAAAGCTGGAAGCCGTGAGCCGCATGGTGGAGAGTCTGGCTGGGGTCACGATCGAAAGGAGTCCTGCTGAAGTGAAGGGGAAGAGCGGAGACAGTAGTGTAGCAAACGGACAAGCAGAAGACCAGAAAGGTCTGGTTTACTCTGGAAAATCAGAGAACTGTCAGTCAAGTCAGTCCTCGTCCGCACACTCTGAACCATCAGGGTCCAGTGGAGGACCAagccttcctgctgctgctcccagCAACACCCCGGTCCCTCCTCCATGGAGAGCAAAGAGACATGCCGAAGTAAAT GGCACTGAtgcaagaggagagaaaaatgttgcCACAACTGCACAAGAGAACGGGAACCAAG AGAGCTCATCAATGGCCTCTGAAACTGCTCAAGCCGCTCCCCAGTCCCACCGGCCTCTCACCGCCA ACAAACAAAGCACAGAGTCTTCTGGAGTAACTAACTCTCTTCAGTCGGCGGTGGAAGCCCCCGCCGTGCCTG ACCAGGGAGAATCAGATCATCTGACCAAACCCCATCAGCCCCTCACTGCAGTGATGAAAGCCAGCTCTGAAGCTTCAGCTGTCCCTCAGTCTCCCGCCTCAGCGCCCAAAACTGCAAAAGAACCTCCAGTAAAACCCGCAGAGGCTCCTGCTCAGTGTG acGCTGATGAACCCCAGCCCCATCTTCCCGTCACTGCCATGACAACCAAACTCCCAGAGGGTCTGGTCGCCCAGTCTCCAGCATTGGTGCCTAAATCAGCTGTCCAGTCCAACGCAGAAGCTCCAGCAG GTACGACTGGAACAAAGGAGCTGAGGTCCCAGGCGTCCCAGGTGTCCCAGGTGTCCCAGGTGTCCCAGGCGTCCCAGGCGTCCAAGGCGTCCCAAGTGTCCCAGGAGCAGTCGGGCTCTGCATCTCAGGGTTTGGTCCATCATCCTCTCACAGCTGTGACTAAAAGCAGCTCTGAGACTTCTGCTGCGTCCAAATCTGATCAGAGTCCTGCTACTGCACCAAATTCTTCAGTCACCGAATCCCCGACGATGAAGCGAGGCGAATATCCATTTAGACGTG ATGTTTCTGAACCCAAGCCGTACTTGCCTCTGTCTGCCATGAGCAAACCCAGCACAGAGTCTTCATCCTCTGCTGTAACAGCTCAGACTTCAAGTATTTCAGCATCACAGGACCCTACAGTAAAACCTGGGGAATATCCCTTTAAGAGGG TGCCAGTTCTCAAGACGCCCAGTCCCAGTCTGAAGAGAAGTGTGAGCTTTCCTCAGCCTGCAG AGAAATTACTTCCCTCCAAATCCATCATAAAATCTGGTTTCTCGCCTAATTTGGACAA GAAAGCGAACAAGGCAGGTGGAGTTGAGTTTAAGCAGGATCTGATGAAATCACAAACGCTTCCGCGCTCCAACGGCGCTCAGGCCAAGCGGGCCCTCTTTGAGAGGATGAACTCAGAGCCTACAAA ACCCAAGGATCCCAAACCGAAACTGAAGCGCTCTCAGAGTTTCGGAGTGTCCAGTGCCAGCGGTATCAAACAGATTCTGCTGGAGTGGTGCCGCTCAAAGACCATTGGCTATCAG AATATAGATATCCAGAACTTCTCGTCCAGCTGGAGCGACGGGATGGCTTTCTGTGCTCTGGTCCACTCTTTCTTCCCTCTGGACTTCGATTACAACACGCTGAACCCTGCAAATCGCAAACACAACCTGCAGCTGGCCTTCACCACCGCAGA GGAGCAGGCTGACTGCCTCCGTCTGATCGAGGTGGAGGACATGTTGGAGATGGGGGACAAGCCAGAccccatgtgtgtgtttacatatgtCCAGTCGCTTTACAACCACCTGAAGAAGTTTGAATAA